One window from the genome of Candidatus Didemnitutus sp. encodes:
- a CDS encoding ABC transporter permease translates to MLTDLRLALRQLAKSRGFACIAILTLAVGIGASTAMFSALRALVVQPFDYPAADRIVQVWSGNGWPLSPADYLDLEKQNRCFEQFGIYQKESVNLGGETAQGVPGVRLSPGVLPAFGVAPALGRGITEEDCRPGSAPVAIISHALWQQMLGGDATKVGRTIRLNSTDVTVIGVMPASFEFASPWMRTEDCQVWLPMRLGDDERKQRDSHYLCSVARLKPGATVGSADAEIKAIGKQLSALYPDSNTHKKFLVRSLREEMTRELGGRVWLLFASVGLVLLVACANVASMLLARSTQRQGEFAVRVALGAPRSRLVRLTLAESGLLALFGIALGLALAWGGVEVLRAIAPATAARKAAISLDWLTIAFAVGTALFTALGAGLPPALAAARTSISSILRQDARGAGGPGSRHLMLRGLLVGQIAVAFVLANGAALFSASYFKILEQNKLLSTDRVLSARLSFRGKAYEEDAAQVRAWEKLAERLGALPGVTAVGLTSKLPLEGGSNTSALVNDEVYDPTVRRRNVERSSITPGYFEAMGLAFVRGRNLTSADDMTKDGHLGVVVNRAFVDKAWPDKDPIGQVFRANQAKDPWYTATVVGVVENVRQWGATAEVQPEMYTTPPRHWGDTVYVNLRSSQPASLLAPLLRKTVAEIDPELPVEDVRTLDQVVREATAGERSVAGLVDFFMAVALGLVAVGLYGTLSYMVAQRTREIGVRLALGSLGGGILRLVLVQGLRWVALGLALGLAGTLALTSVLKGLVYGMTGISVTPLLLASGLVLAAGVGAILLPAWRASRLDPMEALRID, encoded by the coding sequence ATGCTCACCGACCTGCGTCTCGCCCTTCGTCAACTCGCCAAGTCACGCGGTTTCGCCTGCATCGCGATCCTTACGCTCGCCGTCGGCATAGGCGCCTCCACCGCGATGTTCAGCGCCTTGCGCGCGCTCGTGGTGCAGCCGTTCGATTACCCGGCGGCAGACCGCATCGTGCAAGTGTGGTCCGGCAACGGCTGGCCGCTTTCGCCGGCGGACTACCTCGATCTCGAGAAACAAAACCGCTGCTTCGAGCAGTTCGGCATCTACCAAAAGGAAAGCGTCAATCTCGGCGGCGAGACCGCGCAGGGCGTCCCCGGTGTGCGGCTCTCGCCCGGCGTGCTGCCGGCCTTCGGTGTCGCGCCCGCCCTCGGCCGCGGCATCACGGAGGAAGACTGCCGCCCCGGCTCCGCTCCGGTGGCGATCATCAGCCATGCCCTGTGGCAACAGATGCTCGGCGGCGATGCGACCAAGGTCGGCCGCACCATCCGCCTGAATTCCACGGACGTGACCGTGATCGGCGTCATGCCGGCCTCGTTCGAATTCGCCTCGCCGTGGATGCGCACCGAGGACTGCCAGGTCTGGCTGCCGATGCGCCTCGGCGACGACGAGCGCAAGCAGCGCGACAGCCACTATCTCTGCTCGGTCGCGCGCCTGAAACCCGGTGCCACCGTCGGCAGCGCCGACGCCGAGATCAAGGCCATCGGCAAGCAGCTCTCGGCGCTTTATCCCGACAGCAACACCCACAAGAAATTCCTCGTGCGCTCCCTGCGCGAGGAAATGACCCGCGAACTCGGCGGCCGCGTCTGGCTGCTCTTCGCCTCCGTCGGCCTCGTGTTGCTCGTGGCCTGCGCCAACGTCGCTTCGATGCTGCTCGCCCGCAGCACGCAGCGGCAGGGCGAATTCGCCGTGCGCGTGGCGCTCGGCGCTCCGCGCAGCCGGCTCGTGCGGCTGACGCTGGCGGAGAGCGGACTGCTCGCGCTCTTCGGCATCGCCCTCGGGCTCGCCCTCGCTTGGGGCGGCGTCGAGGTGCTCCGCGCCATCGCGCCGGCCACGGCGGCGCGCAAAGCTGCCATCTCGCTCGATTGGCTCACGATCGCGTTCGCGGTCGGCACCGCCTTGTTCACGGCGCTGGGCGCAGGTCTGCCGCCGGCGCTCGCCGCGGCGCGCACCTCGATCAGCTCCATCCTGCGGCAGGACGCGCGCGGCGCGGGCGGCCCGGGGTCGCGCCACCTCATGTTGCGCGGATTGCTCGTCGGGCAGATCGCCGTGGCCTTCGTGCTCGCGAACGGCGCCGCGTTGTTCTCCGCCTCATATTTCAAAATCCTCGAACAGAACAAACTGCTCTCGACCGATCGCGTGCTGTCCGCGCGGCTCAGTTTCCGCGGCAAAGCCTACGAGGAAGACGCCGCCCAGGTGCGCGCGTGGGAGAAACTCGCCGAGCGCCTCGGCGCCCTGCCGGGCGTGACCGCCGTCGGCCTCACCTCGAAGCTCCCGCTCGAGGGTGGCAGCAACACCAGCGCACTCGTCAACGACGAGGTCTACGACCCGACCGTGCGCCGCCGCAACGTCGAGCGCTCGTCCATCACGCCGGGTTACTTCGAGGCCATGGGGCTCGCCTTCGTGCGCGGCCGCAACCTCACCTCCGCCGACGACATGACGAAGGACGGTCATCTCGGCGTCGTGGTGAACCGGGCCTTCGTCGACAAGGCCTGGCCGGACAAGGACCCGATCGGGCAAGTCTTCCGCGCCAACCAAGCCAAGGACCCGTGGTATACCGCCACCGTCGTCGGCGTGGTGGAAAACGTCCGCCAATGGGGCGCGACCGCCGAGGTGCAGCCGGAAATGTATACGACTCCGCCGCGGCACTGGGGCGACACCGTTTACGTGAACCTGCGCTCGTCGCAGCCGGCGTCGTTGCTCGCGCCGCTGCTGCGGAAAACCGTGGCCGAGATCGATCCCGAGCTGCCGGTCGAGGACGTCCGCACGCTCGACCAGGTCGTGCGCGAGGCCACCGCGGGCGAGCGTTCTGTGGCGGGCTTGGTGGATTTCTTCATGGCCGTCGCGCTCGGGCTCGTCGCCGTCGGACTCTACGGCACGCTCAGCTACATGGTGGCGCAACGCACGCGCGAGATCGGCGTGCGGCTCGCGCTCGGGTCGCTCGGCGGCGGCATCCTCCGCCTCGTGCTCGTGCAAGGCTTGCGCTGGGTCGCGCTCGGGCTCGCGCTCGGCCTCGCCGGCACGCTCGCGCTGACAAGCGTGCTGAAGGGCCTCGTCTACGGCATGACCGGCATCAGCGTGACGCCTCTGCTGCTCGCCTCCGGCCTCGTGCTCGCGGCCGGCGTGGGCGCCATTCTGCTTCCCGCCTGGCGCGCCTCGCGGCTCGACCCGATGGAGGCGTTGCGCATCGACTGA
- a CDS encoding ATP-dependent Clp protease proteolytic subunit, with translation MSVHNLTREYQHPVTPRLDDEDDDHECGAASKSPSPVGAQIQRKFLEQRKIFLWGAVTDESAKDLTEKLLYLEAVAPGKEINFYINSPGGSITAGMAVYDTMQLITSPVNIIVTGMAASMGSILLSAAKKGRRYLYPHARVLIHQPLISGRFIGPATDINIQAKEMEKVRVELNHILAAASGQPIEKINKDSDRDFYLNAEEAIAYGLADKIVDKV, from the coding sequence ATGTCCGTTCACAACCTCACCCGCGAATACCAGCATCCCGTCACGCCTCGCTTGGATGACGAGGACGATGACCACGAGTGCGGCGCCGCCAGCAAGTCGCCGTCGCCGGTGGGCGCGCAAATCCAGCGGAAGTTCCTCGAACAGCGGAAGATCTTCCTCTGGGGCGCCGTCACCGACGAGTCGGCCAAGGACCTCACCGAGAAGCTTCTCTACCTCGAGGCCGTGGCTCCGGGCAAAGAGATCAATTTCTACATCAACAGCCCGGGCGGCTCCATCACCGCCGGCATGGCCGTCTACGACACCATGCAACTCATCACCTCGCCCGTGAACATCATCGTCACCGGCATGGCCGCTTCGATGGGCTCGATCCTGCTCAGCGCCGCCAAGAAGGGCCGCCGCTACCTCTATCCCCACGCCCGCGTGCTCATCCACCAGCCGTTGATCTCCGGCCGCTTCATCGGCCCGGCGACGGACATCAACATCCAGGCGAAGGAAATGGAAAAAGTCCGCGTGGAGCTGAACCACATCCTCGCGGCCGCATCCGGCCAGCCGATCGAGAAGATCAACAAGGACTCCGACCGCGATTTCTACCTCAACGCCGAGGAAGCCATCGCCTACGGCCTCGCCGACAAGATCGTCGACAAGGTCTGA
- a CDS encoding TIGR03790 family protein: protein MNSLLRTLGLLVLLATVAHAAADDLAARTVVLVNARQPESVALGEFYAAKRGIPAANLIALPMPAEETITWRTFVDFIWQPLQDELLRRNWLEGYLSEKLDALGRRRAALTGHKLAYLVLCRGTPLRIDNDPTTFDERMASRLQKEFRTTGAAVDSELALIAQNNPPNLGPLQNPLFGAQRASEISAELVVKTARLDGPSDSAARNLVTSALEAEQQGLLGRYYVDLGGPHANGDRWLEATRDQLVNLGFPGDVQSGSGMFDVTDRFDAPVLYFGWYAMTVNGPFARPDFRFPPGAIALHIHSVSAASLRTTTDYWCGPLLAHGVTATFGNVFEPYLEFTIRPQLLLAELARGKTLGDAAWFATPALSWQTIILGDPLYRPFKVGLDEQVRNLANVPHTLAGYAIARKVIVLDRLGLDDEARELLARGMREQPSVPLALAAARYEIAHNRPAAAVAVLAFMPNLPPASSGEWPLVKLAAELVAAHGTAREALPFFELLVRSNAPTPDAQLRALQEARRVADAAGDMTRSLEFARRAAGLLPAAAPTAPK from the coding sequence ATGAATTCCCTGCTGCGCACGCTGGGCCTGCTCGTTTTGCTCGCTACGGTGGCGCATGCGGCGGCCGACGATCTCGCCGCGCGCACCGTAGTGCTCGTGAATGCGCGCCAGCCGGAGTCGGTCGCGCTCGGCGAATTCTATGCGGCGAAGCGCGGCATTCCCGCCGCCAACCTCATCGCCCTGCCGATGCCGGCGGAAGAGACGATCACGTGGCGGACGTTCGTGGATTTCATCTGGCAGCCGTTGCAGGACGAATTGCTGCGCCGCAACTGGCTCGAGGGTTACTTGTCGGAAAAACTCGACGCGCTCGGACGCCGCCGCGCGGCCCTCACCGGACACAAGCTCGCCTATCTCGTCCTCTGTCGCGGCACGCCGCTGCGCATCGACAACGACCCGACGACGTTCGACGAACGCATGGCCTCGCGCCTGCAGAAGGAATTCCGCACCACCGGCGCCGCCGTCGATTCCGAGCTCGCGCTGATCGCGCAGAACAATCCACCGAACCTCGGCCCGTTGCAGAACCCGCTTTTCGGTGCGCAGCGCGCCTCGGAAATCAGTGCCGAACTCGTGGTGAAGACCGCGCGCCTCGACGGCCCGAGCGACAGCGCGGCGCGCAACCTCGTGACCTCCGCGCTCGAGGCGGAGCAGCAGGGCTTGCTCGGCCGCTACTACGTGGATCTCGGCGGGCCGCACGCCAATGGCGACCGCTGGCTCGAGGCGACACGCGACCAGTTGGTGAATCTCGGTTTCCCTGGCGACGTGCAGAGCGGGAGCGGCATGTTCGACGTGACGGACCGCTTCGACGCGCCCGTGCTGTATTTCGGCTGGTATGCGATGACGGTGAACGGGCCGTTCGCGCGGCCGGACTTCCGGTTCCCGCCCGGTGCGATCGCGCTGCACATCCACAGCGTGTCCGCGGCGTCGCTGCGCACGACGACCGACTATTGGTGCGGCCCGCTGCTGGCGCACGGCGTCACGGCGACATTCGGCAACGTGTTCGAGCCCTACCTCGAGTTCACCATCCGGCCGCAGCTGTTGCTGGCCGAACTCGCGCGGGGCAAGACGCTGGGCGACGCGGCGTGGTTCGCCACGCCGGCCCTGAGCTGGCAGACGATCATCCTCGGAGATCCGCTTTATCGCCCGTTCAAGGTCGGGCTCGACGAGCAGGTGCGGAATCTCGCGAACGTGCCGCACACGCTCGCCGGCTACGCCATCGCCCGGAAAGTCATCGTGCTCGACCGGCTCGGGCTCGACGACGAGGCGCGCGAGCTGCTCGCACGCGGCATGCGCGAGCAGCCGAGCGTGCCGCTGGCGCTGGCGGCGGCGCGCTACGAGATCGCGCACAACCGCCCGGCGGCGGCGGTCGCGGTGCTCGCCTTCATGCCGAATTTGCCGCCCGCTTCCTCCGGCGAGTGGCCGCTGGTGAAACTGGCGGCCGAACTCGTCGCGGCGCACGGCACGGCCCGCGAAGCGCTGCCGTTTTTCGAGCTGCTGGTGCGCTCAAACGCCCCGACGCCCGATGCCCAGCTGCGCGCATTGCAGGAGGCGCGGCGCGTGGCGGATGCGGCGGGGGACATGACGCGCTCGCTGGAATTCGCCCGGCGCGCCGCCGGCTTGCTGCCGGCCGCGGCACCCACTGCGCCGAAGTGA
- a CDS encoding N-acetylmuramoyl-L-alanine amidase: MIRVLAAAFALLAASAGVFARQTPAPVRAAPTRPGAVLGVTEWPSARLYGDDYVDLTVIAKKLGLKLTFTGKKATLADAGGVRCVFEDVERDFYLDGVRIHMGRPVVASADSLWITKLDAEKTVLPLFRPGDLASQLPAVAPRLIVLDPGHGGTDPGTDNRKVGIAEKTAALDVAKRVEKLLTARGYRVKLTRTGDTRFSSNPRVDLPLRADFANKALADLFVSIHFNHAPESIRGVETYSFTPRGMLSTASTEPDDDTSRAFPGNRYDHANLLLGFAMHRAMVNGVETPDRGYKRARWAVLRTLNCPGVLVECAYLSNDDEARRVAKPEFRQQIAESIAAGIAAYAAQVEKLRPEPKK, encoded by the coding sequence ATGATCCGGGTCCTCGCCGCCGCGTTCGCGCTGCTCGCTGCGAGCGCCGGAGTTTTCGCGCGCCAGACCCCGGCGCCCGTTCGCGCCGCGCCCACGCGCCCCGGCGCCGTGCTCGGCGTCACCGAATGGCCCAGCGCCCGGCTTTACGGCGACGACTACGTCGACCTCACGGTCATCGCGAAAAAACTCGGCCTGAAGCTCACCTTCACCGGCAAGAAAGCCACGCTCGCCGACGCCGGAGGGGTGCGCTGCGTGTTCGAGGACGTCGAGCGCGACTTCTATCTCGATGGCGTCCGCATCCACATGGGTCGCCCGGTCGTCGCCTCGGCCGACAGCCTGTGGATCACCAAGCTGGACGCCGAGAAAACCGTCCTGCCGCTCTTCCGTCCCGGCGATCTCGCCAGCCAGCTCCCAGCTGTCGCGCCGCGCCTCATCGTCCTCGACCCCGGCCACGGCGGCACCGATCCCGGCACCGACAACCGCAAAGTCGGCATTGCCGAGAAAACCGCCGCGCTCGACGTCGCCAAGCGCGTCGAAAAACTCCTCACGGCGCGCGGCTACCGCGTGAAGCTCACGCGCACCGGCGACACGCGCTTCTCCTCCAATCCCCGCGTTGATCTGCCACTCCGCGCCGATTTCGCGAACAAGGCGCTCGCCGACCTCTTCGTCAGCATCCACTTCAACCACGCGCCCGAATCCATCCGTGGCGTCGAGACCTACAGCTTCACGCCGCGCGGCATGCTCTCGACCGCGTCGACCGAGCCCGACGACGACACCTCGCGTGCGTTTCCCGGCAACCGCTACGACCACGCGAACCTCCTGCTCGGTTTCGCCATGCATCGCGCGATGGTGAACGGCGTCGAGACGCCCGATCGCGGCTACAAGCGCGCACGCTGGGCTGTGTTGCGCACGCTCAATTGCCCCGGCGTGCTCGTCGAGTGCGCTTATCTCTCGAACGACGACGAGGCGCGCCGCGTCGCGAAGCCCGAGTTCCGCCAGCAGATTGCCGAGTCGATCGCCGCCGGCATCGCGGCCTACGCGGCGCAGGTCGAAAAGCTCCGGCCTGAACCGAAAAAATAG
- the infC gene encoding translation initiation factor IF-3, translated as MALPSSSGGTRQPYNRGAPRNNDPYAHIKRNARIKSPQVRVISPEGRQLGILDTPKALALAQQFNLDLVEVASAAVPPVCRIMDFGKYIYEEQKKHAHSKPAGTKLKEIEFTVRIEKHDFETKVRHAEEFLDEGSKVKLRLKFRGREMAHTEMGFDVMNRALKELETMGHPDSVPKLTGKQINVMLTPNPVNKRKPKYHVRESAPAQPASSDGDHAAAPQS; from the coding sequence ATGGCACTTCCTTCCTCCTCCGGCGGCACCCGCCAGCCCTATAATCGCGGCGCTCCCCGCAACAACGACCCCTACGCTCACATCAAGCGTAACGCGCGCATCAAATCCCCCCAGGTGCGCGTCATCTCCCCCGAAGGCCGCCAGCTCGGCATCCTCGATACGCCGAAGGCCCTCGCTCTCGCGCAGCAGTTCAACCTCGACCTCGTCGAAGTCGCATCCGCCGCCGTCCCGCCGGTGTGCCGCATCATGGACTTCGGCAAATACATTTACGAGGAGCAGAAAAAGCACGCCCACTCGAAGCCCGCCGGCACGAAGCTCAAGGAGATCGAGTTCACCGTCCGCATCGAGAAGCACGACTTCGAAACCAAGGTGCGCCACGCCGAGGAATTCCTCGACGAGGGCAGCAAGGTGAAGCTCCGCCTGAAATTCCGCGGCCGCGAAATGGCGCACACCGAGATGGGCTTCGACGTCATGAACCGCGCCCTCAAGGAACTCGAGACCATGGGCCACCCGGACTCCGTGCCGAAGCTCACCGGCAAGCAGATCAACGTCATGCTGACGCCGAACCCGGTGAACAAGCGCAAGCCGAAGTATCACGTTCGCGAGTCCGCGCCGGCTCAGCCGGCCAGCTCCGACGGCGATCACGCCGCCGCGCCTCAATCCTGA
- a CDS encoding response regulator, with translation METHSLPPAAADRRESLVRQVSDELVRVAFRDSIVGSVVGSLIAALLAGILTTALPTLAVGVWLGVALAVNFARVGLWIWFRREPMRAVTPWNWSAFVVTSALAGLLWGASAWFFYPVVPPEYQTAIVLVLAGLTTGAARLLVPVPAANLGYLYLSVVPLMMRFLTANAPAPVNLGLGFMSVLYLVYMTIAAIQQYRTLAGTLRLGYENAALVRSLGDEVARRQLVEVDLRAASENAQAANRAKSEFLATMSHEIRTPMNGFIGMLQLLHDSADMTPRQLEMVRVASASANALHDLLNDVLDFSRIEAGRLELEHVPFELRGLVDAVATAMRPRAEAAGLVLRVDLPTDAPVLWLGDPTRVRQVLLNLLSNAIKFTPEGEVRLAVRVLGDAAAARPGESCMLEFAVSDTGIGMDAATQARLFRPFTQADSSMSRRYGGTGLGLAISRKLAGAMRGDIVVESAPNHGSIFRFTVQLVVAAAPAPKDEADGPLPRLSGRVLLVEDDATNRQVMGLYLQRLGLRFEVAENGASAVAQAGVGEWDVILMDCQLPDLDGIEATRLIRTRRPGDRPPIIAVTANVRASNREACLAAGMSHFLTKPVRLRDLAAALQACLPAPR, from the coding sequence GTGGAAACCCATTCCCTTCCTCCTGCTGCTGCGGATCGCCGCGAGTCCTTGGTGCGTCAGGTCAGCGATGAGCTGGTGCGCGTCGCTTTTCGCGACTCGATCGTCGGTTCGGTGGTCGGCTCGCTGATCGCGGCGTTGCTGGCGGGCATCCTCACGACAGCGTTGCCGACGCTCGCGGTGGGCGTGTGGCTCGGTGTGGCGCTGGCGGTGAATTTCGCGCGGGTGGGTTTGTGGATCTGGTTTCGCCGGGAGCCGATGCGGGCGGTGACGCCGTGGAACTGGAGCGCCTTCGTCGTCACGAGTGCGCTGGCGGGGCTGTTGTGGGGCGCGTCGGCGTGGTTTTTCTATCCGGTCGTGCCGCCGGAATATCAGACGGCGATCGTGCTCGTGCTGGCGGGTCTCACGACGGGCGCGGCGCGGTTGCTCGTGCCGGTGCCGGCGGCGAATCTCGGCTATCTTTACCTGTCGGTTGTGCCTTTGATGATGCGGTTCCTCACCGCGAACGCTCCCGCGCCGGTGAATCTCGGTCTCGGGTTCATGTCGGTGCTTTATCTCGTCTACATGACGATCGCGGCGATCCAGCAGTATCGGACGCTCGCGGGGACGTTGCGCCTCGGCTACGAAAACGCCGCGCTGGTCCGCTCGCTCGGCGACGAGGTGGCGCGCCGTCAGCTGGTCGAGGTCGATCTGCGCGCCGCGAGCGAGAACGCCCAGGCCGCCAACCGCGCCAAGAGCGAGTTCCTCGCCACGATGAGCCACGAGATCCGCACGCCGATGAACGGCTTCATCGGCATGCTCCAGCTGCTCCACGATTCGGCGGACATGACGCCACGCCAGCTCGAGATGGTCCGCGTGGCCTCGGCCTCGGCCAACGCGCTCCACGATCTCCTGAACGACGTGCTGGATTTCTCGCGCATCGAGGCGGGGCGGCTCGAGCTCGAGCATGTGCCGTTCGAATTGCGCGGGCTCGTGGATGCGGTGGCGACGGCGATGCGGCCGCGGGCCGAGGCGGCGGGTTTGGTGTTGCGGGTGGATTTGCCGACGGACGCTCCGGTGCTGTGGCTGGGCGATCCCACGCGCGTGCGGCAGGTGCTGCTCAATCTGTTGAGCAACGCGATCAAGTTCACGCCCGAGGGTGAGGTGCGGCTGGCCGTGCGCGTGCTCGGGGACGCGGCGGCGGCGCGGCCGGGCGAATCCTGCATGCTCGAGTTTGCCGTCAGCGACACCGGCATCGGCATGGATGCGGCGACGCAGGCGCGGCTGTTCCGGCCGTTCACGCAGGCCGATAGCTCGATGAGCCGGCGCTACGGCGGCACCGGACTCGGGCTCGCTATCTCCCGCAAACTCGCCGGGGCGATGCGCGGCGACATTGTGGTCGAAAGCGCCCCGAACCACGGCTCGATCTTCCGTTTCACCGTGCAACTGGTGGTGGCTGCGGCTCCCGCGCCCAAGGACGAAGCGGACGGCCCGCTCCCGCGCCTGTCCGGCCGGGTTCTCCTCGTGGAGGACGACGCGACCAATCGCCAGGTGATGGGCCTTTACCTGCAGCGCCTGGGCCTGCGCTTCGAAGTCGCTGAAAACGGCGCGAGCGCCGTCGCCCAAGCGGGGGTGGGAGAGTGGGACGTGATTCTGATGGATTGTCAGTTGCCCGACCTCGACGGGATCGAGGCCACGCGGCTGATCCGCACCCGGCGTCCCGGCGACCGGCCGCCCATCATCGCGGTCACGGCCAACGTCCGGGCGAGCAACCGCGAGGCCTGCCTCGCCGCCGGCATGAGCCACTTTCTGACCAAGCCGGTGCGGTTGCGCGACCTGGCGGCGGCCTTGCAGGCCTGTTTGCCGGCGCCGCGTTGA
- a CDS encoding iron-sulfur cluster assembly accessory protein, which yields MAETAPEQLASLAASRALPEGVREGNENLVRLTADAGAKVAALIARERQGDFLRIAITGGGCNGLSYKLRFTADAKRGDILVRTAGASVLVDPKTALYLKGTVLDYSHKMVGGGFKFANPNAKASCSCGESFSV from the coding sequence ATGGCTGAAACTGCTCCAGAACAACTCGCTTCACTCGCCGCGTCGCGCGCGTTGCCGGAAGGCGTGCGCGAGGGTAACGAAAACCTCGTTCGCCTCACCGCCGACGCGGGCGCGAAGGTCGCGGCGCTGATCGCGCGCGAGCGGCAGGGGGACTTTCTCCGCATCGCCATCACCGGTGGCGGGTGCAACGGGCTCAGCTACAAGTTGCGGTTCACGGCGGACGCGAAGCGCGGCGACATTCTCGTCCGCACCGCCGGCGCGTCGGTGCTCGTCGATCCGAAGACCGCACTCTATCTCAAGGGCACGGTGCTTGACTATTCGCACAAGATGGTCGGCGGCGGCTTCAAGTTCGCGAATCCGAACGCCAAGGCGTCGTGCTCCTGCGGCGAGAGTTTCAGTGTCTAG